The window TTGTCAACATGGTAGAAGGATTCTGATTTTATCTTTTGGTATTCTTCCTCTGAATATGGAAATCCTTTGTGTAGCCCATGTGCTTCTGGATCTGAGCTCCATACCATAAGATCAGTTTTACCCCTACAATCAAAATACTTGTATACTCCATCCGCATCATAATAAATAGGATATCCATCTTCATCATGAAGATAATTGATATACTCATCTCCAGACTGATAGAGAACTTTAGATTCGCCCATTATGTTTACTTCTATTTTCTGATTAAAAACTGGTGCACAGTAGACAATTATTGCCATTGACAATAAAATTAAAACTTTCATAAGACCTCCCGTTTTTAATTAAAGTATGAATTTAATTATTTTTTAAACTTCTTTTTTGATAAAACATCAAATTTTTATCATAAGATGGAGGTTTTTTATCCTGAAATAATAATCTAGTAAATTTATAGAGATAATTTCTACGTTTGACACCTCAAAGGTGTCCTACAACTTTGAAATTACCTCTAGTTAAACTGGAAAAGTGGAATATGATTTAGTTAAATATTCAAGAAAATTATCAAATTTAATTGTACTCTTAATTTGTTGTATCCTCCAAGTTACCAGACAATGCACTTTCAAAAGCACGCCAAATTAAAGTAGCACATTTTACCCTGACTGGATATTGCTTTACCCCTTCAAAAATTTTCAATTTGCCTAAATAGGTTCTGCACTTATCAGAATCGCAATCTGGGGCATCGGAAGTTAACAGATCGATAAAGTAATCCTTCATCAGAACAGCATCACTAATATTTTTACCCTTAACAGCAGCAGTTAAAAGTGAAGCACTGGATTTTGAAATAGCACAACCTATCCCTTCAAAACTCACTTCTTTGATAATCTCATCTTCAACATTAACAAAAATTTCATAATCATCACCGCAAAGAGGATTTTTCCCTCTGGCATAATGAGTAAATTTTTCAAGCTTTCCAAAATTTCTCGGATTTTTATTATGATCTAAAATCATATCCTGATACAATCTATTTAAATCTGAACTCATAACATTATTTCCTTAACTTTATATAGGGCATCAATAAACCTATCAATATCTTCAAAAGTATTAATAAAAGATGGCGAAACTCTGGCTGTTGCAGGTAATTTTAAAATAGACATGAGAGGTTGTGCACAATGATGGCCAACTCTAATACAAACACCTTCCTGATCCATAATTGTGCCAATATCATGAGGATGAACACCATCGATAGTAAAGGAGATTACTGATGCTCTTTTACGTGGATTACCAATAATATTTATAAAGCCAGTCTCACTTAATCGCTTTTCAGTATATTCTAATAATTCATTCTCTCTTTTAACTATGTACTCAAACCCGATATCATTTATGTACTGAATCGCTTCTCCAAGACCAATTATTTCTGCAATAGGCGGAGTTCCTGCTTCAAATTTTTCTGGAATAGGAGCGTAAGTTGCATCTTTAAATGTAACAAATTCTATCATAGAACCACCCGTCTGATACGGAGGCATCTTGTCTAACAATTTTTTCTTGCCATATAAAACACCAATTCCTGTAGGACCGTACATTTTATGCCCGGAAAAAACTAAAAAATCAGCTCCAAGTTCTTGAACATCAATAGGTATATGACTAATTGACTGGGCAGCATCGACAACCATAATAGCATTGTAATTTCTAGCAATACCAGCAATCTTCTTAACTAAGTTTACAGAACCTAAAACATTTGATATGTGTGTAACTGAAACTACAGCAGTATTTTCGTCAATAAGTTCAGTATATTTTTCAAGATCAAGATCACCATTTTCTCTTAATGGAATGATTCTAATTTCTAAGTCAAGCTCTCTCGAAATCACCTGCCAAGGTAAAATATTTGCATGATGCTCCATTGCTGATATAATGATATTGTTTCCTTTTTTTATAAACGATTTTGAAAGAGAATAGGCTATTAAATTTAGAGCTTCTGTAGCACCTTTTGTGAAAATAATCTGCTCTTTAGATTCAGCATTAATAAAATCCTTAATTCTTCTTCTTATTCGATTCACATTTTCAGTAGCTCTATAGGAAAGATCATAAACACCTCTATGAACTGTGGCATTTTCTTTTTTCATAAACCTTTCCATACGCTCAATAACCCTATCAGGTTTAGGAGCTGTAGCAGCATTATCCAGATAGATTAAGGGCTTATCATGAGAAAGCTCTTTAAAAATCGAATATTCTCTTCTTATCAAATCGTGGTTCATCATTTCACCTGCCAGCTATTTACTTTTTCCTCAATGTAATTAGAATATTTTTTTCTAATTATATCATCCGTCACATTTTCTAAAATTTCGCCAGCAAAACCTCTAATCAAAACAGATCTCGCTAAAAGATCATTCATTCCTCTACTTTTAAGATAAAAAAGTTCATTTTGCGATAACTGACCATTATTGGAACCATGAGTACAACTTACATCATCATTGTAGATTTTAAGCTGAGGTCTGGCATAAGCTCTACAGTCATTTGAAAGCATGAGGTTGGCATTCATTTGTGAAGAATCAGTTTTAGACGCTCCTGGAAAAACATGAACAAGTCCATCAAAACTAATTTTAGCCTTATCATTCAAAATGTTTTTAAACAATTGCGTCCCTACACAATTTTTCTCTCTATGTTCTACTCGAACAAAATTATGAGCTTGATTTTCATTTTCTGTAAATGTTAAACCATTTAGATTATATTCAGACCCTTCTCCAAAAAATCTTATTGTAACATCATTTCGTGAATATTTTGAACCTGTATTCAAAAGATATAGATCTAATTTCGATTCTCTTTCAAGATCAGCAACTAAATTCATAAAATTTGCACAATTCTCTTTTTGCATTCCATCGAAAGTAAAACTAAGTTTTGCCTCTTTACCAACCTTTAACAAAATTGAAATATTCAAAAATTCTCTTTCTGAAGGAACAACAAAGGAGATACTATTTTCTGAATGATCAGGAACAGTGATTTCAACAACTGAATCATTTTCTTTCATATCAAGTAAAACTCTACTATTTGAAGAATTCTTTGGTAGAGTCAATGAATAATTATTAACACTTGATACCAAATTATACTCGTGAAATATATTGTCATTCCCAGTGTTTAAAGATTTATGAGTATTCTCAAGATTTAGATTATCAATATTATTCAATTCGATCCCAGCTTTATAGAAATCTTTTGAGATAAAGCTCATAAAGTCTGAATTATTTATATATTTTTTTTCTTCAATATTGAAATTTGCTATAATAGCGGGTTCAGAATATCGCCAGTTTTCCATTTTTTTTACAGGGAAATTTCCTTTATAAATTTCTCTCAACTTTGTAGCGGTTTCGGTTGTATTAAAATGTTCCACATTCAAGTACTTATCAACAAGTAAAGCCATTTTTAACTCCTAATTAGTGTCTGATCTGAAACTCATAGACAATGAAGATACAAAGAAGTAATCGGATTTTAAGCGGAGTTTACAAAAGTAAATGAGCATTAAAATTTGATTACTGAAGCAGTAGATTCGTTGTTTATGAGCTTTGAAAAGATAACTTTTATTCATTTTACATCCAATTTAATTGAATATGGGGATAAGATATTATATACATGTTATTATTTTACTCCTGTACAATACATTCATAACTAGTTTTCAGGCAGGCACTAATTAGCCATCACATTATCATACCCTTGCTCCTCAAGTAAAAGTGCAAGAGACTTATCTCCGGATTTAACGATTTTACCATTACTTAATATGTGTATATAGTCTGGTGTGATGAAGTTTAATAGCCTTTGATAGTGAGTGATTAATAGGAAAGAATTATCATCTTTTCTCAACTTATTCACAGCTTGTGAAACAATTTTTAAAGCATCAATATCAAGACCTGAATCAACTTCGTCGAGGATTGCAAATTTTGGTTCAAGTACTGCCATTTGCAACATTTCGTTACGCTTCTTTTCACCACCAGAGAAACCGTGATTAACAGCTCTATCAAGATAATCTTCGCTCATTTCAACTAATTTTAACTTCTCTTTCAAATACTCCTCAAAATCATAGGGGTCCATAGCCTCTTTTCCCAAGTATTTCATTTTTGCATTGTAGGCCATTCTCAGAAAGCTACCATTATTTACACCAGGGATTTCAACTGGATATTGAAAGGATAAAAAGATTCCTTCATTTGCTCTCTCATCTGGATCCATTTCTATTATTGAACGACCATTATACAATACATCACCGCTAATAATCTCCACTGATGGATCACCGGTAATTACTTTTGACAAAGTAGATTTTCCTGAACCATTTGGCCCCATAATAGCGTGAACTTCACCAGAATTTATCTTTAAATTTACACCTTTTAAGATCTCTTTATCTCCAATTTTTGCGTATAAGTCAACTATCTCTATCATTTTATTCTCCATTAATTTTAACCAACAGTATTTTCTAGTCTAACGTTTAAAAGTTGTGTAGCTTCAACCGCAAATTCAGCAGGAAGCTCTCTAAAAATATCCTTACAGAATCCATTTACAATTGTGGATAAAGCATCTTCAGCAGTAATTCCCCTTTGCTGGAAATATTGCAATTGCTCGTCAGTAACTTTTAAAGTAGACGCTTCATGACCAACATTTGAACTATTATTTTCAACCTCTATATAAGGAAAAGTATGTGCACCGCATTTGTCGCCAATAAGCATGGAATCACATTGAGTAAAATTCTCCGCATTCTCAGCTTTATTATTTATTTTAACTAATCCTCTGTATGTGGCTTCACTTTTACCAGCTGAAATACCTTTTGAAATAATTGTACTTTTAGTATTTTTCCCTATGTGAATCATTTTTGAGCCAGTATCTGCAATTTGATGATTTGTTGTTAAAGCTACAGAGTAGAATTCTCCAATTGAATTGTCTCCAATTAAAATACAGCTAGGATATTTCCATGTAATTGACGATCCTGTTTCCACT is drawn from Candidatus Delongbacteria bacterium and contains these coding sequences:
- a CDS encoding SUF system NifU family Fe-S cluster assembly protein, with product MSSDLNRLYQDMILDHNKNPRNFGKLEKFTHYARGKNPLCGDDYEIFVNVEDEIIKEVSFEGIGCAISKSSASLLTAAVKGKNISDAVLMKDYFIDLLTSDAPDCDSDKCRTYLGKLKIFEGVKQYPVRVKCATLIWRAFESALSGNLEDTTN
- a CDS encoding SufS family cysteine desulfurase yields the protein MMNHDLIRREYSIFKELSHDKPLIYLDNAATAPKPDRVIERMERFMKKENATVHRGVYDLSYRATENVNRIRRRIKDFINAESKEQIIFTKGATEALNLIAYSLSKSFIKKGNNIIISAMEHHANILPWQVISRELDLEIRIIPLRENGDLDLEKYTELIDENTAVVSVTHISNVLGSVNLVKKIAGIARNYNAIMVVDAAQSISHIPIDVQELGADFLVFSGHKMYGPTGIGVLYGKKKLLDKMPPYQTGGSMIEFVTFKDATYAPIPEKFEAGTPPIAEIIGLGEAIQYINDIGFEYIVKRENELLEYTEKRLSETGFINIIGNPRKRASVISFTIDGVHPHDIGTIMDQEGVCIRVGHHCAQPLMSILKLPATARVSPSFINTFEDIDRFIDALYKVKEIML
- a CDS encoding SufD family Fe-S cluster assembly protein: MALLVDKYLNVEHFNTTETATKLREIYKGNFPVKKMENWRYSEPAIIANFNIEEKKYINNSDFMSFISKDFYKAGIELNNIDNLNLENTHKSLNTGNDNIFHEYNLVSSVNNYSLTLPKNSSNSRVLLDMKENDSVVEITVPDHSENSISFVVPSEREFLNISILLKVGKEAKLSFTFDGMQKENCANFMNLVADLERESKLDLYLLNTGSKYSRNDVTIRFFGEGSEYNLNGLTFTENENQAHNFVRVEHREKNCVGTQLFKNILNDKAKISFDGLVHVFPGASKTDSSQMNANLMLSNDCRAYARPQLKIYNDDVSCTHGSNNGQLSQNELFYLKSRGMNDLLARSVLIRGFAGEILENVTDDIIRKKYSNYIEEKVNSWQVK
- the sufC gene encoding Fe-S cluster assembly ATPase SufC — its product is MENKMIEIVDLYAKIGDKEILKGVNLKINSGEVHAIMGPNGSGKSTLSKVITGDPSVEIISGDVLYNGRSIIEMDPDERANEGIFLSFQYPVEIPGVNNGSFLRMAYNAKMKYLGKEAMDPYDFEEYLKEKLKLVEMSEDYLDRAVNHGFSGGEKKRNEMLQMAVLEPKFAILDEVDSGLDIDALKIVSQAVNKLRKDDNSFLLITHYQRLLNFITPDYIHILSNGKIVKSGDKSLALLLEEQGYDNVMAN